The genomic window CGGTGACGATAGCTGTGTCGGCTGGTTCTCCTTCGTGATGGGCTCGAGGACGCTAGAGAGGTGGTTGACTTCGGCGTCGCGATGCTCAACTTCCCGAGGGACGAACCCGGCCCGGAGAACGCGAGCATCGCGGATCATCTGTTTCTGAAAGACTGATTTTCGGGCAAGTCATAAAAGCGTGACCGGGTCGTTTCCAGGAAGATGTTATATGGCTACTGAGAGCTGTTTTTCGACCGGACGCTGTCAGTTGATTCTTGTTCTCGGAAATCACCTACTTCCGGAAACACATCTGAAGGTTCGAATGCGGTATTTGACGTTCCGAGGCACCTGATAGAGAACCTTTCATTTACTCCAGCCACCAACAAACCAGCAGTGAAGCACCGGCAAAGGGTCGAACACTTCCGCACAGACCTGCTTAACTGGGCGGAGGACAACCTGCGGTCATTCCCTTGGCGGGACACGACCGACCCGTACGAGGTCCTGGTCGCAGAGATCCTTCTCCAGAAGACAGCTGCTGAGAAGGTGGCACCCATCTATATCGAACTTCTCGCAACCTATCCCTCACTAAACGATCTCGCGGAGGCGGACCGGGAGCGTCTGGGGGACATCATCTATTCGCTCGGATTCCAGAACCAGCGGAGTGACGCCCTGATCAAGATTGGCCAAGAACTTCGAGACTCCGGTGTACCCAGCGAGTTCCAGGACCTATTGGAGCTTCCATACGTCGGCCGGTACGCAGCGAACGCAACTCTGTGCTTCGCATATGACGAGCCTCAACCGATTGTCGACGCGAACGTGGTCCGAGTTTACAACCGAATCTTCGACAAAGATTTCGACTACCGTGATGAGGATACATGGTCATTCGCTGCCGCCGTCCTCCCAGCGGAGGATGCTCGCAGGTTCAATCTCGCGATTTTGGACTTCGCCGCCATGGTCTGCCATCCGAAGGTCCCAGACTGCGACAAGTGCTTCTTCACCGATTCCTGCCACTACTACCAGGCGAACAAGACCGGTTAGGAATCCACGTTCGCCGCTGGTTCCTTGACCTCCTCAAGCACAGCCCACTCCAGACCGGCAGCGAGGAACATGTACAGGTAGTCGTACCAGAACTCGAAATTCACGTCCTGCTCCGCATACTCCATCAGGTGCTCGTTGGCTGCTCCCTTGTAGAACGCGTCTGGGTAGGCGTCGTCCAACTCCTGCAGTTCGTTAAGGACGTCGCTGGTCGTGTGCTTCAACAGGTACGAATTGTGGGTCAGGTTGTGCACGACGTCGTCGATATCCTTCTCTGTTCGTCTGCCCGTTTCTGCGCCAGCCGATCGAACTCCCGGACCTTCTCCTCCATCGAATCGGCGGTCATAACCGGCTCCCATTCGTCGTTGTACATCGTTACTTCCGTCTTGCTTTGCCGGTAACATGAATGTTCGCAGCCCAGGGTCTATTCCACGGGTACGGGCCGCTGTGATTACCGGATTGATGCAAGACGGGCGTCAGACAGCGTCACCAAACGTTTTATTATAAATCTAGTTCACGTTTGCCACATGGATATTGCCGGCGTTGATTTGTTCTGCGGCGTCGGAGGGTTGACTCACGGGTTTGAGAGGGCTGGAATCCCTGTTGCTGCCGGAATTGACGTCGACCCCGACTGCCGGTATCCCTACGAGGAAAACAACGATGCAAAGTTCGTAGAGGCTGACGTCTCCGAGATGTCCAGCGAGGATGTTGCCGACCTGTTCCCGGACGGCAGCTTCAAAATCCTCGCAGGCTGCGCGCCCTGCCAGCCGTTTTCGAACTACAACAATGGCGTGGATAGCTCGGAGATGGATGACTGGGCGTTACTCACGGAATTCGGTCGCCTGGTACAGGATATCGAACCGGACATCGTGGCAATGGAGAACGTGCAGGAGATCCGCAATCACCGGGTGTACTCCGACTTCATAGACACCCTGTTCAAAGCCGGATACGACATCTCCATCAACAAGGTGGACTGCGAGAAATACGGCGTCCCCCAATCCCGGCGGCGGCTCCTGGTGCTTGCCTCCAAGCACAGCGACATCAGCCTGATTGATCCGACGCATACCGGGTACAACGGCCACGTCACCGTTGAGGAGACGATCGGGAACGGCAAGCTGAATCCGATAGAAGCAGGCGAGGCCGATGACGAAGATCCGCTGCACCGGACGCAGACCTTATCCGAAATCAACCTGGAACGAATCCGGCAATCTACGCCCGGCGGGACATGGCGGGACTGGGATGAGGAACTGATTCTGGACTGCCACAAGAAAGACAGCGGCAGTTCGTACGACAGCGTGTACGGCCGCATGGAATGGAAAGGCACCGCACCCACCATCACCACGCAGTTCTACGGCTACGGTAGCGGCCGTTTCGGCCACCCGGAGCAGGACCGCGCGATCTCCCTCCGCGAGGGAGCAATGCTGCAGACGTTTCCCAAAGACTATTCCTTCGTCGAGGAAGAAACAGACGAGATATCATTCAAGCAGATCGGGCGGTTCGTCGGCAACGCAGTACCCGTTCGGATTGCCGAAGTGGTCGGTGAAAGCATAAATCAACACCTCAACAATATCAATGTCACAGACAGAATCGAAACCCAAGACCGAGGAGGAAACGCCGTACGAGATGTCGCTCAGCCTCAACGTACTGAATCATCTGGGGCTGAACCTCTACAGTAACGTACCCGCCGTTCTCTCAGAGGCTGTTGCGAACGCATGGGACGCCGACGCCGAGAACGTTGACGTCTCGATCTATCCCGAGGAGGAACGCATCGAGATCGTTGACGACGGCCACGGCATGGACCTGTACGACGTGAACAATCGGTATCTCCGCGTCGGATACCGGCGGCGGGAGGACGAGGACCGGCCGAACCGAACACCGGAGCACAACCGGCCGGTTATGGGACGGAAGGGCATCGGGAAGCTCTCCCTGTTCTCCATCGCCGAGACCGTAGAGGTGTACACGACGAAGGACGGGGAGCAGCACGCCTTCCGGATGATTGTCGACGAGATCAAGGAGGCCATCGGGGAAGAAGAACCGGGGAACGATGCGATGCAGCCTCAGAGCTACGTGCCGACCCAGATCGATGACTTCCCCGACGACCACAATCAAGGGACCAAAATCGTTCTCAAGAACCTGAAGAAACGGGTTCACACAGCAGAAAGCGCCCTGCGGAAGCGTCTGGCCCGACGGTTCAGTATTCTCGGGTCGGAGTACGATTTCACCGTCCGGGTGAATGGCGAACCTATCGATATCACCGACCGCGACTACTTCCACAAAATCCAATTTCTCTGGACATTCGGTGATGACAGGTACGTCGACTACTGTCGCGACGCGAAGCTTGAGGAACACGAACACCGGTCCTCAACCACCGAGAGTGGGTACGAGGTGGAGGGTTGGATCGGGACGGTTGAGAAGCCGCGTGACCTCGTTGAGGATATCCCCGGCACTGGCTCGGAGACGGATGACCTGAACAAAATCTCGTTGATGGTCCGCGGGAAGATGGCGAAGGCCGATCTGATGGAGGATTTCAACGATAGCCGGATGGTCACGAAGTACCTCGTGGGCGAGATCCACGCCGACTTCCTGGACTACGACGACGAGGAGGACATCGCTACCTCGAACCGGGAGGACATGGTCAAGGACGATCCCCGGTACCAGGAACTGCTCGAATTCATCCGCGGCGAACTCAACCACATCGCGAACCGGTGGGGGCACCTCCGTAATGAGCAGGGTTCGGAAGAAGCGAGGCAGATCGGTGTAATCGATATGTGGTACGAAAGCCTGTCACCGGATAACCGGGAGCAGGCAAAGAAGCTGTTCGGGAAGATCAACCAGATGGCGGTCAACGACGAGAACGATCGGAAGGAACTGTTCAAGTACGGCGTCCTCGCGTTTGAGAACCTGAAGTACAAGCAGAACCTGGAGCAACTGGACTCCGCCTCGACCGAGGACGCCGGGAAGGTGGCCCGTATCTTGGAAGACCTGGAGGATATCGAATCCACCCGATTCCACCAGACCGTAACTCAGCGTCTTCGCGTGATCGAGAAACTGCAGCAGAAACTGGAGGACAACACCCTGGAGACAGTGCTGCAGGAACATATCGGCGAGCATCCGTGGCTATTGGATCCGTCGTGGGAACGTACCGCGGGCACCGATCTGATGGAGGACTGGGTTCGGATCGACTTCACCGAAGAAGAGGACGAGGCAGCCGGCCGGCTGGATTTGAAACACATCCGCACCGCCGGGAAGCACGTCATTATCGACCTCAAGCGGCCAGACTACAAGCCTACCCAGTCCGAGCTCGAGGAGCACGCCGAACAGTACCGGGATACGATCAGTTCACTGCTCAGCAGGAGCGGCCGGGCGGACGAACCGGTGGAGGTCGTGTTCGTCGTCGGTACCCAGCCGGTAGACGAGGAAACCGAGGAACCGGTCCGTCACCCGAACAAATCGCTGGACGTGGACAACGCTCGGGTTCAGCTGTACGAGAACTTGCTCAAATCGTCCCGCGAGGCCTACGAGGAGTACATTCAGAACCGGCCGGAGGCCGGCCGTGTGTCCCGGCTGCTTGACGAAATCGATGCAGGGGATACGCTGAACGACTGAAAAATCCCGAGTTTCACTCGGTGGCGTATCCGGGCCAGTCGGAATTGGTTTCGACCGTGAGCGAGCTCTCGCAGCACGGTGACTGGTACTCCTCGGGATTCTGCGTCCGGTCAGATGCCTTGTACAGCCCGTCGATCATCGCGCCACAATAGCTGCAATACAGCTGGTATCGATACGGGACGGGGTCTTCACCACGGATCGGTGCGTCCACCGATTCGGCGACGTCCTGGAACTCGGGACCGTGCGCGGTCACGCCGTCCTCGTACTCTTCGTTGATGACGACATGGACGAGTTCGTGGCGGATGATGCCTTTCACCCGGTCCCATCCCCAGGACCGGTAACCGGGATAGGAGAGGACGATGGTGTGCTCCGGCGGGTCATCCAGTAGCGTTTCGCAGTACGCGCCTGCACGGCAAAGCTGGGGTGAGACCTTCCAGTCCACCCGGGCCAGCTCAACGTCGGCAATCGGACTGTTCTGATACGTTTCCTGGACTTCACAGGCGTAGCGTTCGGCTGTTTCCGCCAGTTCGGTACGGCTCAAGTTGTCGGAATCGTCCAGTACGACAGATTTTGTTATACTCATTATAATCCCCTTTCTAGTCGGTTTTCACCGGGGAATGGACGCATTCTAGCTCAGATCGTCCTCGACTTCCGACAGGATGTCTTCGATGAGGGTGCGGATCTCGTCTTCGGACATCCCTTCGAGCTGGACCTTGCTCAGAGTTTCGCGGAACCGGAGCGTTGTCTGTTCGATGACGGTCGAACTGGCCTCCGCCTCCAGCAGCACCTCAGCGCACGCGACGGCCGCAGGCTTGTGCCGGGCGAACCACCGGTCGAAGATCTTGTTGGCCAGGGTCTGATTGGCGAGGACGTCCTCCGTAAGCGAGTAGTCCCGTTCCCCGTCACCGTCCATATCGTAGGTGAGTTCGGATATCCACCATAGCCGGTGCAGTGCGTTGGAGTAGATGTCCGTCCCGGCCTTGAGGAACTTTTCACGCATCGCTGTCTCGGTGGTGTACGGCCACCGGTACCGGACGAAATCGGGGAACTCGACGACGGTCAGGTAGTGCCAAACGCCGGGATCGCCTGCTTGCCGACGGGTGATGTCGACGAGTTGGTGGACGTTAGGACCGGCAGCGCTGTCGATCATCGGGTCGTGCTCGTCGAAGTTGTTCATCACGTAATCAAGCACTCGGCGGAGTTCTTCCAGATCGCCGGTTGCGTTGACGGGTTCGATGTACGGTGAAAGGTCGTCGACCGTCAGGTCCTCGTCTCCGCGCAGGAATTCCTCGCTGATGTGGACGTGGCCGGACTGGTCGAGGCGTTTGAGTTGCGTCATTTCAATCCCTCCTCGAGAAGGTTGATCAGTTGTTCTGGTGGTTCGGTCTTCTGTTGGACGGCGTCGTCGATGTGCTGCATCAGCGTCACCAGCTGATCCTCGTCGTTCACGTCCTCTCGCAGGTTCATCGCCGCCTCCTCTACGTCGGCGCCGTCGTACAGTTTGTCGTGGTACAGGTCGAGGACGTCGTCCTGCCAGTCGTACCGGGTTTCGCCGTCCTGGTTGATGTCGGTCGCTGTCCGGATGATCAGCTGCGGCCATACCGAGGCCTCTACTAGGTCGTAGATCGCGTCTCGCATCCGGGCGTCTGGCCCTGTCGACCCTCTGCTCTCCATCACGTTGATGATGGCGCTGTGGTCGCCGTTCAGGTAGAGCGTGGGTCGTTCGGCGTCGCTCATATCGAGGTAGTGCAGGTGGTCGCCGGACGGCAATTCGTTCATCTCGCTGAAGTTCTCGATGTGCGGCCGTAGCAGGCCATCCGGCAGGTCGGTGTCGTCGATCTCCAGCACCCACTCGTCGCCGCTGGCGAGACGAGCACCAATGTCGGTAGCGTACCGGCCGTCGACCTCACTCCGGTCGTCTGCCCGGACGAGATATGGCTGGAGTTCGACGCCTCCACGGATCATCGCGCGGTTCAGATCGAACTCGAAGGGGTACTCGTCGGGTGGGACAGAGTCCTCTTTGACGACCTCACGGTCGCGGAGGATGGTCTGCTGGCATCGGATAGCGACGAACAGGTTGCCGGGCGGGTCATCCTGCTCGTCGTCCGGGAAAACGTAGTTGACGAGGTCCTCGGAGACGTCGATGGTTCCCTTGACCGTCGCTTGGTCCCACTCGGTCAGGCTGGTAAGTTGGATCAAGCGGCTGCTCGACCGGATATCGACCTCGCGGTCGTTGTCCAGCGTGCAGTCCGTTACCGTGAACTCCAACCCGGTTTCGCGGTACGGGTGCGGGAGGGCGGTTGTGCGAAGTCGCTGGGTCCGGGTTTCTATCTCTTCCGTCGACATCAGTCGTCACCTCCAAGCTGAACCGTGCCTTCAACCTCGAGCCGTGTCTCGCCCTCGCGAGGATCGGTTTCCGAGTATCCCTCGAACCGGATGCCGTCAACGGTTTCGTCGGCCTCCAGGCTGCCCTTTCCGTCCGAGGTGCCATGTGTGACGGACAGGTCGTCGGGTTGGATCGAGACCACGGGGATGAAGTCCTCGGTCGGACCGTCCTCGGCCATCCGGCGAAGCGAGACAGTGGCCGACCAGCTACGGTGGTCGTCAACCGTCGGCTCCAGGTAGCCGGAGAACTCCCACCGGTCGGTATCGTTGTCGAACCCGACGGTCGTGTCTCCGTCGATGACGCGTCCCATTGTCGGTGAGTCGCTGCGGCGACTGCTGCCGTGGCCGATGGGGAACCGTTTCGCGAGCCGTTTCGGTCCTAGCTTGCCGCGGCTTCTGCTCTGCTGTACCAGTTTCCGGAGGCTTTCGGTGACGTCGTCGTGCAGGCCGTCCACCGTTGTAGGCCCACCGAGCATGTACCCGTCTTTCAGGTTCTCGGTTGATGTCCACTTATCGTGCTCCGGCGGTTCCGCTGCCCTGAGGAACTTCTCGATATCCTCGTCGGCTTCGGTAGGTTCGCCATTACCCCATGCACGGGCACGGCCGCAGACGAGAGCAGCGTAGAAGTCCCGGTCACCGAGTACAACCCGATCCCGGTCCCAGTACCGTACGACCATTCCAGCGCCGCGGAAGAACGCGACCTTGTTCACGAGTTCCTCGTCGTCGTCCGGGCCAGCCAATCGGACACTCAGGGATACCGAGCCATCCTCAGTGGGCCTGCCGTCGTACTCGTCCGGCATCTCCACCGGGACTTCCTTCTTTGCGACGTCACCGGGGTCGTCCAGGTCGTCGTCGGCATCGAACCGTTCGTCGACACATTTGACGAACGGGTGGACTGCGGGGACCTCGTCGATGTCGGCTTCGCGGACACCGTCAGGGGTTTCCACAGAGACCTCGAGATCGCCGAAGTGGATGGCCGGCCAGAAGTACTTGACCGAGGCTTCGATGATGTCGTCCGCGAGGTCGTCCACGCTCGGTTGTTCCTCGGCGGTCGGATCGCGGAATCCAACGACCGTAGCGCTGGTACCACTTGCGTCGGGCCGATCGATGTGGAGGGCCTCTGCCAGGTCCTCGGCCTCGCCGTTCCAGATGGACCGGGGAATTTCGTCGTCGTCGGAGTCGAAGTGGCCGAACCATCCGGGGCCTTGATAGATGGTATCTCCGTCTTCGGAGCGGTGAGTGGGCAGCCGGGTACGGCCGATCAGCCGCGGTGACTCGTACTCTTCCGGATCCTCGGCCAGTTGCGAGTTGAATATGACCGTGGAGACGCCGGAGAACGCCCAGAGGACAGCCTTACCCAGGCCGTAGCTGCCTCCCGAGGTGCCGTCGTCCGGCTTGCTGCTGAAGAGGACGTCGCGGACGAGCGCCCGGAAATTAGAACTCTCGTCGTCGTCTGAGCCGATGAGACCGGTAGTGTTCCGGTCTTCCACGGTCAGCAGCAGTAGGTCGTCTTCCTCCTCGATACGGTTCAAATACCGCCGATATCCGCCGCCCTTGTCCATATCAGCCACCGTTTCGAGGTGGCCGTGGAGTGTGTCCCAGTCGATGGCCTCCTTGAACTGATTCAGGTCGTCGCCGGAGAGAGGTGTAAGCCGGAAGGTGACCTCAACGGGACCGTCGTCTTCGGGTCCCTGGTCGTTCGCGTTCTGCAGGACCTCACGGGTGAAGATGCTTATCTCCTTGTCCAACGCGTATTTCGTTGGGTCTCCACCCGACCATTCGCCGCGGCGGTTGGCTCTGGAGAACCCCCATCCGTTCGTCATTCGAAGGTCACCTCGGTGTCGTTGAGCAGGGATTCTCCTGTCTCAGTAAGATTGTAGGCGATACCACGCTGGCCGACTCGTTCGCGGTTGATTAACCCTAGTTCGTACATTCTGCTAACCAGTCCGGACCGCATCGTATCCGCTTGTGACTGACTCCATTCTTCGTTCAGTTCCGAGACATGTTCGCTGAGCGAGGTAGGACGGTTATTTCCTTCGCTGATGGCCTCGGCCGTCGTCACCATCGCCTCGTATTCGGCAGGAAGGTTGTCCCGAGTGTGGTCTATGTAGAACTCTCTCTCGTCCGGTGACAGTGACTCGTCAGCGTCAGGCCCGTCATCCAGCAACGGGTTGTACAGCTCGGCGAATTCGAGTCCGGCCTCGGTAATCCCGATCCGGGACACGTCCTCGTCGCTGATATCGACAAAGAGCAGGTTCGGCGGTGCTCCGGTGAGCTTGTTATTCCGATCCGAGTATCCGATGAAGTGGGTCTCGAACCGGTCCTTGGACTTATCTGCGTCATCGCCGGTAGGCAGGCCTGACGCGATCTTTTCACCCCTGCCGCGCGACTTCTTCTGGTCGAACTCTTTGATCGTCAGCCCGTAATTGCGAGCGAGCTGCGCCGCGTCATCCTGGAAATGGTCCAGTTCGATCCATCGTAGGCCGTTCCCCGACGGGCTACTGTTCTCGTTCTGCTCCCGGACCATGTTCGCTAAGCGGCGGACTACGATCTTCGCAGGGAACACACGGTTGTACTGCCCCCATAGCGGCCCGTCTGCTAACCGGTCCTGGTCGGGAGGTGGCACGGTTGAGACAGCATCGTACTCTTGCCGGCCAAGACCGTCCGTAAGGAGGTCGTCCGGGTCTCCGTTTTCCTCCGGTTCCTCCGGTTCGGGCTCCGAATCGTCCAACTCCTTGATGGCTTCGTCAAGTGTCTTGAACTCGTCGTCCCCGTACTCCTCCAGTTCCAGCTGGTTTTCAATCGCCGTGTTCACAAACTCCTGGGCGTTTTCGTATCCGCCGTTCTCGACAGTGTCCTTGATCTGGCTGACGAGGGGGTCTGGAACGTCGATCACGAGTTTCACACGTACTTCCTCGGACCCCTCTTCTTAGCCGGGGTTCATAAGCGTATCGGGAGTACGTGGCCACTCTGGCACAAACTCCTCCTGAAGAATGTGGTGTCCGAGGGGAGATTTGTGGGAGTATGTAGAGAGGGGAAAAGTTGGAGGGATTGTGCTGCCGGCTATGGATTCTGTAGAAGACTAGTCTCATCAGCGGCCCGGAGGATGGCGGTGAAATCGTCACGGCTGATCTCGTAAATACTGTTCTGCGGGACGCCGCGAAGTCCATCACGGTCCCGTAAGAACGAAATCTTGTCCTTGATCTCTCGTACCTGCACAGGCGGATCGAACGCGACGTACGTGTCGATGTGTGCATTATAGCCGGTCAGATTCCCGCCGTCCTGACCGCCGGCGAGGTCATTGGTTTCTATGTCGCCGATGACGACGGCCCCGAATAGGACGTACTCACCCGGCCAGTAGTACACGAACCAGTCGTCTGCGGACAGTTTCCTGTGCCCGGGGACGTTGCTCCGATAGTTGTAGACCTCGCCTATCACGTCGCTATATCCCTGCGAATCCTTATGCTGGTTCAGCCCAAAATACGCCATCGGTCAGTCGTCGTCCTCGGATTCCTCCTTGTTCTCGGAATCTGCCTCGCCGTCCGCGAACGAGTCAAGCGTACGGTCCATCTGCGGATCACCGTCCACGTACTTGTATATGGATTCGTTGTCCTCTGCACGGCGTCTGCTCTCCATCCGTTCATCGTAATTGGAGTAGTCCGGTCGATCCACTGTTTCGCCGTTCGCGGCCTCGTACACTCTGAGCCAGTCACGGCAGATGTGGTGGATGTACGGCGCCGGGATGGAGTTCTTCGCCAGGTGCTCTTTGGGGTATCGGCGTTCGCGGTATCCTTTCACGGAACCCCACCAGCGGCGGGATCGCTCGGAGAAGAAATACGGTGAGGTCTCTACTTTGGTACCGCCGTGGCTGAACCGCTTTTGTCGTGGCGGCTGGGTTACGGGGAACGATGTCTCGAACGCCCGTTCATAGTCGATTGGGAGGCCGAACATCTTCCCGTCAAGGTAGACTGGGTCTTTCAACGGCGCGTTTGGTTTGTTCTCGATGACGTAGTGGTCACAGTACTGCTGGGCGATTTCACGGGCTTGCGGGATCTGATTTGGGTGGTCGTCGGGGTTGCCCGAGAGGCTCGTCAGTTCCGCCCATCGTTTGCAGATCGGGTGGAATACGCCGAGGTTGAACGTTACGTCGTCAGCAATCGGGACGT from Halobaculum magnesiiphilum includes these protein-coding regions:
- a CDS encoding DNA cytosine methyltransferase — encoded protein: MDIAGVDLFCGVGGLTHGFERAGIPVAAGIDVDPDCRYPYEENNDAKFVEADVSEMSSEDVADLFPDGSFKILAGCAPCQPFSNYNNGVDSSEMDDWALLTEFGRLVQDIEPDIVAMENVQEIRNHRVYSDFIDTLFKAGYDISINKVDCEKYGVPQSRRRLLVLASKHSDISLIDPTHTGYNGHVTVEETIGNGKLNPIEAGEADDEDPLHRTQTLSEINLERIRQSTPGGTWRDWDEELILDCHKKDSGSSYDSVYGRMEWKGTAPTITTQFYGYGSGRFGHPEQDRAISLREGAMLQTFPKDYSFVEEETDEISFKQIGRFVGNAVPVRIAEVVGESINQHLNNINVTDRIETQDRGGNAVRDVAQPQRTESSGAEPLQ
- a CDS encoding SprT-like domain-containing protein, with the translated sequence MSRTELAETAERYACEVQETYQNSPIADVELARVDWKVSPQLCRAGAYCETLLDDPPEHTIVLSYPGYRSWGWDRVKGIIRHELVHVVINEEYEDGVTAHGPEFQDVAESVDAPIRGEDPVPYRYQLYCSYCGAMIDGLYKASDRTQNPEEYQSPCCESSLTVETNSDWPGYATE
- a CDS encoding BbrUII/HgiDII family restriction enzyme, with the protein product MSQTESKPKTEEETPYEMSLSLNVLNHLGLNLYSNVPAVLSEAVANAWDADAENVDVSIYPEEERIEIVDDGHGMDLYDVNNRYLRVGYRRREDEDRPNRTPEHNRPVMGRKGIGKLSLFSIAETVEVYTTKDGEQHAFRMIVDEIKEAIGEEEPGNDAMQPQSYVPTQIDDFPDDHNQGTKIVLKNLKKRVHTAESALRKRLARRFSILGSEYDFTVRVNGEPIDITDRDYFHKIQFLWTFGDDRYVDYCRDAKLEEHEHRSSTTESGYEVEGWIGTVEKPRDLVEDIPGTGSETDDLNKISLMVRGKMAKADLMEDFNDSRMVTKYLVGEIHADFLDYDDEEDIATSNREDMVKDDPRYQELLEFIRGELNHIANRWGHLRNEQGSEEARQIGVIDMWYESLSPDNREQAKKLFGKINQMAVNDENDRKELFKYGVLAFENLKYKQNLEQLDSASTEDAGKVARILEDLEDIESTRFHQTVTQRLRVIEKLQQKLEDNTLETVLQEHIGEHPWLLDPSWERTAGTDLMEDWVRIDFTEEEDEAAGRLDLKHIRTAGKHVIIDLKRPDYKPTQSELEEHAEQYRDTISSLLSRSGRADEPVEVVFVVGTQPVDEETEEPVRHPNKSLDVDNARVQLYENLLKSSREAYEEYIQNRPEAGRVSRLLDEIDAGDTLND
- a CDS encoding DUF6339 family protein, yielding MTQLKRLDQSGHVHISEEFLRGDEDLTVDDLSPYIEPVNATGDLEELRRVLDYVMNNFDEHDPMIDSAAGPNVHQLVDITRRQAGDPGVWHYLTVVEFPDFVRYRWPYTTETAMREKFLKAGTDIYSNALHRLWWISELTYDMDGDGERDYSLTEDVLANQTLANKIFDRWFARHKPAAVACAEVLLEAEASSTVIEQTTLRFRETLSKVQLEGMSEDEIRTLIEDILSEVEDDLS
- a CDS encoding ribbon-helix-helix domain-containing protein produces the protein MKLVIDVPDPLVSQIKDTVENGGYENAQEFVNTAIENQLELEEYGDDEFKTLDEAIKELDDSEPEPEEPEENGDPDDLLTDGLGRQEYDAVSTVPPPDQDRLADGPLWGQYNRVFPAKIVVRRLANMVREQNENSSPSGNGLRWIELDHFQDDAAQLARNYGLTIKEFDQKKSRGRGEKIASGLPTGDDADKSKDRFETHFIGYSDRNNKLTGAPPNLLFVDISDEDVSRIGITEAGLEFAELYNPLLDDGPDADESLSPDEREFYIDHTRDNLPAEYEAMVTTAEAISEGNNRPTSLSEHVSELNEEWSQSQADTMRSGLVSRMYELGLINRERVGQRGIAYNLTETGESLLNDTEVTFE